The genomic segment NNNNNNNNNNNNNNNNNNNNNNNNNNNNNNNNNNNNNNNNNNNNNNNNNNNNNNNNNNNNNNNNNNNNNNNNNNNNNNNNNNNNNNNNNNNNNNNNNNNNNNNNNNNNNNNNNNNNNNNNNNNNNNNNNNNNNNNNNNNNNNNNNNNNNNNNNNNNNNNNNNNNNNNNNNNNNNNNNNNNNNNNNNNNNNNNNNNNNNNNNNNNNNNNNNNNNNNNNNNNNNNNNNNNNNNNNNNNNNNNNNNNNNNNNNNNNNNNNNNNNNNNNNNNNNNNNNNNNNNNNNNNNNNNNNNNNNNNNNNNNNNNNNNNNNNNNNNNNNNNNNNNNNNNNNNNNNNNNNNNNNNNNNNNNNNNNNNNNNNNNNNNNNNNNNNNNNNNNNNNNNNNNNNNNNNNNNNNNNNNNNNNNNNNNNNNNNNNNNNNNNNNNNNNNNNNNNNNNNNNNNNNNNNNNNNNNNNNNNNNNNNNNNNNNNNNNNNNNNNNNNNNNNNNNNNNNNNNNNNNNNNNNNNNNNNNNNNNNNNNNNNNNNNNNNNNNNNNNNNNNNNNNNNNNNNNNNNNNNNNNNNNNNNNNNNNNNNNNNNNNNNNNNNNNNNNNNNNNNNNNNNNNNNNNNNNNNNNNNNNNNNNNNNNNNNNNNNNNNNNNNNNNNNNNNNNNNNNNNNNNNNNNNNNNNNNNNNNNNNNNNNNNNNNNNNNNNNNNNNNNNNNNNNNNNNNNNNNNNNNNNNNNNNNNNNNNNNNNNNNNNNNNNNNNNNNNNNNNNNNNNNNNNNNNNNNNNNNNNNNNNNNNNNNNNNNNNNNNNNNNNNNNNNNNNNNNNNNNNNNNNNNNNNNNNNNNNNNNNNNNNNNNNNNNNNNNNNNNNNNNNNNNNNNNNNNNNNNNNNNNNNNNNNNNNNNNNNNNNNNNNNNNNNNNNNNNNNNNNNNNNNNNNNNNNNNNNNNNNNNNNNNNNNNNNNNNNNNNNNNNNNNNNNNNNNNNNNNNNNNNNNNNNNNNNNNNNNNNNNNNNNNNNNNNNNNNNNNNNNNNNNNNNNNNNNNNNNNNNNNNNNNNNNNNNNNNNNNNNNNNNNNNNNNNNNNNNNNNNNNNNNNNNNNNNNNNNNNNNNNNNNNNNNNNNNNNNNNNNNNNNNNNNNNNNNNNNNNNNNNNNNNNNNNNNNNNNNNNNNNNNNNNNNNNNNNNNNNNNNNNNNNNNNNNNNNNNNNNNNNNNNNNNNNNNNNNNNNNNNNNNNNNNNNNNNNNNNNNNNNNNNNNNNNNNNNNNNNNNNNNNNNNNNNNNNNNNNNNNNNNNNNNNNNNNNNNNNNNNNNNNNNNNNNNNNNNNNNNNNNNNNNNNNNNNNNNNNNNNNNNNNNNNNNNNNNNNNNNNNNNNNNNNNNNNNNNNNNNNNNNNNNNNNNNNNNNNNNNNNNNNNNNNNNNNNNNNNNNNNNNNNNNNNNNNNNNNNNNNNNNNNNNNNNNNNNNNNNNNNNNNNNNNNNNNNNNNNNNNNNNNNNNNNNNNNNNNNNNNNNNNNNNNNNNNNNNNNNNNNNNNNNNNNNNNNNNNNNNNNNNNNNNNNNNNNNNNNNNNNNNNNNNNNNNNNNNNNNNNNNNNNNNNNNNNNNNNNNNNNNNNNNNNNNNNNNNNNNNNNNNNNNNNNNNNNNNNNNNNNNNNNNNNNNNNNNNNNNNNNNNNNNNNNNNNNNNNNNNNNNNNNNNNNNNNNNNNNNNNNNNNNNNNNNNNNNNNNNNNNNNNNNNNNNNNNNNNNNNNNNNNNNNNNNNNNNNNNNNNNNNNNNNNNNNNNNNNNNNNNNNNNNNNNNNNNNNNNNNNNNNNNNNNNNNNNNNNNNNNNNNNNNNNNNNNNNNNNNNNNNNNNNNNNNNNNNNNNNNNNNNNNNNNNNNNNNNNNNNNNNNNNNNNNNNNNNNNNNNNNNNNNNNNNNNNNNNNNNNNNNNNNNNNNNNNNNNNNNNNNNNNNNNNNNNNNNNNNNNNNNNNNNNNNNNNNNNNNNNNNNNNNNNNNNNNNNNNNNNNNNNNNNNNNNNNNNNNNNNNNNNNNNNNNNNNNNNNNNNNNNNNNNNNNNNNNNNNNNNNNNNNNNNNNNNNNNNNNNNNNNNNNNNNNNNNNNNNNNNNNNNNNNNNNNNNNNNNNNNNNNNNNNNNNNNNNNNNNNNNNNNNNNNNNNNNNNNNNNNNNNNNNNNNNNNNNNNNNNNNNNNNNNNNNNNNNNNNNNNNNNNNNNNNNNNNNNNNNNNNNNNNNNNNNNNNNNNNNNNNNNNNNNNNNNNNNNNNNNNNNNNNNNNNNNNNNNNNNNNNNNNNNNNNNNNNNNNNNNNNNNNNNNNNNNNNNNNNNNNNNNNNNNNNNNNNNNNNNNNNNNNNNNNNNNNNNNNNNNNNNNNNNNNNNNNNNNNNNNNNNNNNNNNNNNNNNNNNNNNNNNNNNNNNNNNNNNNNNNNNNNNNNNNNNNNNNNNNNNNNNNNNNNNNNNNNNNNNNNNNNNNNNNNNNNNNNNNNNNNNNNNNNNNNNNNNNNNNNNNNNNNNNNNNNNNNNNNNNNNNNNNNNNNNNNNNNNNNNNNNNNNNNNNNNNNNNNNNNNNNNNNNNNNNNNNNNNNNNNNNNNNNNNNNNNNNNNNNNNNNNNNNNNNNNNNNNNNNNNNNNNNNNNNNNNNNNNNNNNNNNNNNNNNNNNNNNNNNNNNNNNNNNNNNNNNNNNNNNNNNNNNNNNNNNNNNNNNNNNNNNNNNNNNNNNNNNNNNNNNNNNNNNNNNNNNNNNNNNNNNNNNNNNNNNNNNNNNNNNNNNNNNNNNNNNNNNNNNNNNNNNNNNNNNNNNNNNNNNNNNNNNNNNNNNNNNNNNNNNNNNNNNNNNNNNNNNNNNNNNNNNNNNNNNNNNNNNNNNNNNNNNNNNNNNNNNNNNNNNNNNNNTTCGTGCTTTGTCAAgtataacactaaattgacatcttagtttcaagatTAAGACACAATACCATGTtggatttgatttgtttttttaaaagtttcaacttttatcattagctaaaatTATAAATCGAAAAAATCGAGCCAAGCCGACAAGAACCAAccgatggttatttttttgtattggtttggtttgatttttaaaatttaaaaatcaactaagctgatttggttatgattttgaccaataaccgatcCAAATCGACCTATGAACACCCCTAAATTGGTGTACACTGTTCGGGGCTGTCGGGTTTCTTTAGGAGATTGACGCATTGCCCGGGATGCTTGGAGGTCGGAATAACCTTGGACCATCGATAAGGTGGAGAGGCTTCTTCCATTCGAGGGTGGAATTTTATTTCATTATGTTCTTCAGAGAGAACGTACATGAAGTTGATGATGCGGTTTTGTCGCTCTATCTCAACAGGCGGAGCCAGAATTTGAAGTTATTGGGTTCTGAATTAAttaaaaaagcataaaaaatcaagaaaaactgGGGCTTGAACCCACATCTGTGGGCCGAAGAAGCCTTTAACACTGACCAAACAACCACTGGGCCAAGCAACATTGTTTGACAGTGGGTTTGCGGTATTTAATaatatacacatattcaaaatttAGTAATATAAATATAGAGTACGTAAAAGCTACTGGTTCGCACGAATAGTCTGGTCATGCAATGTAAACCAAATAACTCAACCATATATGTCAATCAAAGATCTCCTCATCTCATCAGCAGTCCTCTTAACTGGAATACGCTATCGATATGAGCCAACTCTGTTGCTGTAGTGTCTGCGCCACAAAACGCTGCCCAGTCGTTGACAGTCATTCCCGCACCTACCACTTCACTACCGCGGTTCACTGTTCCTCTTGCTATCAGAGGAACCCGAAGGAGTACCTGCACCAACAAAAAAGTTCAGCAGCAGATGAAAACGACATCTACTGTAGAAGTCGGATCAACCTTTTCCAGGAGAAGTTTATTCCAACGATAAACTGAAACCAAACAAATATGCCAAGAAAGATAATACATACATTTCGGGTGTGTgcggtgggggtgggggtgggggtgggaagTGGTACTATACTAGATACGTAGAGGACCAAAGTATAAGAGAGATTAAACTACCCGGAGAAGCTCCTTAAAGTGGCATTACGAGTACTACATACGTAGAGGACCAAAGTATAAGACTGTACATCATAAACAACGACAATATTAcacataaaaacatgaatatttTACACATGAATTGAATACTTGTCCGTTAGAACAGCTATAAGCTCAACGATACAAAGGGTAAACCAGCTCACGCATACAGTTAATCACATCATCGAAATATCACTGTATTTGTACCTTGATCTGTAGTAGTGTGAGGCACGAGAAGGCCGTTTTTGTTTCCTGCACAAAAAGAAGAATCAGCAAAGATTTAGTAGGTTAGAGTGCACAGAGTCTTCCAATTATCCTCGTTTCTCCAATGGAGGTTTTGATCACCGGAAAGTTTTCAGGTAACGCATCCTCAAACGCGCTGGAAAAAGATACAGATCACGTAACCTGAAAACTAAATAACTTCGAGACAGATGATCTGAAGATTGAAAAACCTGTAGAAGTTTTCGGAACCGCCATGAGCAACCAAACAGTAAGAATGCGTGAGCTTTGAGAAAACTCCCAACATCACATGAATTCTCAAATTGAACCCCTGCAATAAATATAACGTAAAAAGTCGATTAGAGAAGATAAAATAAGTAtccaatacaacaacaacaacatatcaagtgtattcccacctagtggagtctggggagggtagagagagactgtttccgatagacccccggcttagaaccAATAAAAAACAAGCATCCAATATAGTAGCCATTTCTTTGCTAGGTGAAAGCGAACACAAGTGGTCGGTGAGCTTGGAAGATCTGTCAAAGCCAACATAACGTGTTAGACAAttacgacaacaacaacaacgtgTTAGACAATTACGACAATtacgacgacaacaacaacaacatcatgtTAGACAACTAAGAAAACAACATGTTAGACaattactacaacaacaacgacGACATGTTAGACAATTACGACAACAACAACATGTTACACAACTAAGACAACATGTTAGACAATtccgacaacaacaacaacaatagaatGTTAGACAATTACGACAACGATAACATGTTAGACAACTAAGACAACATGTTAGACAAttactactacaacaacaacatgttAAGACAACTAAGACAACAACATGTTAGACAATTACGATAACAACAACAGAATGTTAGACAAttacgacaacaacaacaacaacatgttaGACaattactacaacaacaacaacaacagcatgTTAGACaattactacaacaacaacaacatgttaGACAttcacgacaacaacaacaaaatgttGGACAAGTGAGGTccggggagggtaaagtgtaagTAGTTCAGGACTACCTCAGATCaagtagagaggatgtttccgATAAACCGTCAGCTCATGACAAATAACAATAAGCCAATCCAagaacataaaaacaaacaacaaaatatgttAACACACCACTAGATAATTGTGAGTAATATAAtataagaatattattgaattgttgtatttACATTATTAATTCTTTTCTAGAGACTACTATACCATAATCCTTTTTCAACTAGGACATTACAttgcaatttttttcaaaataggaTTCTATTTAGTATTCTTATTTGACTGAGTAATATTATAAACTATCTTTTTGAAATCACAAACATCACCATAACACCACAAATAAAAGAACTACAAGACACATTatatatatcgggagctaatatTATTGTATGTCGACAaatccaaaatcgaaaaaaataattatttatctttagtaaaaaaatatatatctttattgAATGTATTAtttatctcgacagacccaaattctataaaaaaaaaatcaagagctgattatgtatctttacaaagaaaagaatgtatcttcattgaatgtatCGGGAGccaattatgtatctcgacaaatttaaaatcaggatttttattAAGTAtgcaaaatattgaaattttccGTAATTAAGCTTCAAATTGTTGGGATTTGTGTTGTTTGCCCTTAGATTTATTAGATTCAAAAGTCGGCCTTAGGTTCAACATTTACTATTTATACGTAAAACATAATTTGTGTTTTTAAAATTTCGTGAGAGAAATAGgagtgaaaaaaaagtgaaaataagttctcaaatacaattaattccaaattgtatttgaaattctcatggccaaaTACAAtcgttttcactttttttttccgCTAAAGTGAAACAATTTTCCAGAAAAAAGCGAAAAAATTCTCATAGGCAAACAGCTACTtattaatcatgtataaatggTAGAATTTTCCAATGAAGGGCTAGCCACAAATTAGAATAACTTTACAATCACAAGTCATTATAATCTCATTCACTAATTTGTAACAATAGAAAAGggacagcccggtgcactaaagctcccactatgtgTGATCCCAAAACTTTACAAAGAAGAATATATAGTGGATTAATATGGAAAGAATCAAGTGAACGTAACTCGTAAAGTGTTTCCTACACACATAAAAAAAAGAGTTCGGTGTACTAAGCTTATGCTATGTGTGCGTATCCCGGAAAGACCTAGACTACATTAAGTCTGTTGTATGCAACGTGACCTTGAAGTCCTGCAAGAGATTGTTTTCATAGCTTGAACTCGTGACTTCGTGATGACATCGTGATGACATGGAAGGAACTTGGTACCGTCGCGCCAAGGCTACTGATGTAAATTGCATTGTTGCAGATATGGATGTTCATAGCTAACATGTTTGTTCCAATATGACTTGTACTTATGGATTCCAATGTCTAACCATGGTTTCATAACTCCGTCGTAATGAACCACTGCTGCCTGCTCGATCTGGGCTCGTGTGACCCCCGAGTCATACCCCAAACCGAGTAGGTGCCATGTCCTGTCGAGAGCATGTGTGTGGTTGTAAAACGTCATCCAACCAATCGGCAAACTACCGGCTTTCAGTAGCGGTCTCTTACTTCCCTGCATCAACAAAAATGACATACACTAAATGTTACTAGCCATGAAAAAGAGTTGTCGGGCACGTGCTACCTCCCACTAGCGCAGGTACCGGTAACTCGGCTTTACAATGTTTGGATATATGGAAAAAAGTCACCTAGTGTAAACTAAACTCATCGAAAAACTCAATACTCATGATTGTCGTTAATGGATTCAACGGTAGAATATAAAGTATATACCAGATCCAAGTACTTGTGATAGCGTGCAGTTAAGTTTCGTTTCCTCCACTCGTGCAGATCGAATACATTCATCCCGAATGCCCAAGTGCATGTGTTTGAGTCGAATCTTGTTGCTACCGAGGGGTCTGTGAAATTGATGAACATATCCATTCGGCGGAATGAAGGCTCACCTTCCACACAAGTCTCCACTGCACCGTTCGCTTTACCCTTAATGTTGATGCGCCAAAGTCTGGTTAGATCCTTTTTCACAACTACATCATGGTCGAGGAACACAATCTTGTTCACGGAAGGAAAAATATCAGGCAGATAAAAACGTAAGTGGTTCAGCACAGAAGTGTATCTTGGATCAAGGCCCTTTTGCTTCTGCTGATCCTCGTTGTACTTGGTCGATAACCATTCAAAACTGTCAACGCTCTGGATTTGAACGGTAGCTTTTCCCGGAGGATTCATCAAGAACCACATCGACATGGCTGGCAGGTTAAGAGAATCCGTCACTATATGAAAGACAATTTTCTCTGGATCCTGCCAAGTACATAAACATTTACGTTCAATTAGGATGTAAAGCACATGAAGGACTACGgcaaaaaaaagggcagcccggtgcactaaagctaccgctatgcgtggtgtccggggaagggccaccacaagggtgtatcatacgcagccgtaccttgcatttttgccagaggttgtttccaagggttgaacccgtgacctcctggtcacatggcagcaactttaccagttactccaaggctccccttcccaTGAAGGAATACGGATTTAACAAAAAAAAGGTGAACCCAAAACGAGGGGAAAAAACACGGAGCATCATACCCTAGCGGTTGAAACGGTTGAATTGACAACCACGGAACATGCCAAAACATTGTCTGAGAAAACAGCAAAGTGATATAGATCAGGATCCTGCAGTTTGTTTTGGTTAGGAAGCTCCCGTTCCTCAGGCTGCAGAGCGAAATATTCAGCAGTCAACCGCATGGAAAGGCAGTGAAGGCCTTTTGGTGTAGTTCTTGCAGCGAGCTGTACGAGGAAGGAAGTATGATCCCTTTGTGATCGAAGCTGTTCTTCAGCATTATACGTCATGGCACGTAGTGTATTCACCATAGCTGAGCAATCTGGATATATTCTGCTTGCTCTCAGCAGGGTCCCCTCCATCGCTTTCATCTTTTGCATGGCCCTGGAACGCTAGCCGCTCTTAGATTATACATACAACGTATTAACCATTCAAAAACAGCATTCAGTTTCCGATTTTAAACAATTATCGGCAATACAAACCAATTCATATCGAATATCCTCAAGTCAATATCAAGTACACATTCTTGTGTCTTGAAAGACGGTAGCTCAACGACTTATATGCCAATTCTACTCTAAATAAATCATCATCTGTCTCAGAGTAGAGCAATCTCAATAATACTGTACAGATCATAACACGACAAATCCACTACTCACATGAttagtggcggagccagaattttcaccaAAGaagttcaaaatcgaaaaaatgtAGGCACACGAACTAGCCgaaaggggttcaacatcaattatatatacataaaaatatttttcactatatagaaataatataattttccgtcgaagggggttaGGTGGCTCCACTACTGCACATGAAACAGATTTTATGATGCTGAGTAGCAATTGACACATTAGATGAGCAAGGTTCTGTAAATGCGTTGTTTAAGCTTTATATTTAACAAACGAAGCAACATGTTATAGCATTAGGTGTAtcggggggtgggggtggggggaggggcTCACCTCCGTGACAAGCGAGAATCTTTAGTAACACCACCCACAGCTCGTTCTAGCTCTTTAATTCGTAGCTTTATCTCTTTCACAAAATGAGAGTTGCTACCTGGTGGTGTAAAACTCAAGTACGCTTTGGCCCTTATCACCTTATCTTTCATCTCTTTAACCTTCTCGTCTAATGGCCTCTGCGGATGAGACTGTATGCTCCGACTGTGTTGAACCCCTTTTGGTCTCGACTTTTCCTGCCACAACACGAAGTGAGATCAGAAGACTGCAAACTCACAATAAGTCTGTACTTGCTATGATCAATGTAAAGTCAATGACTTTCTAGTTGCACGCGACAAAGTGAAATGCACACAGATGAAGATATATATACGGAAGGTGAGGAAAGAAAGGATCAAACACGTACTTTAGATCCGGTATACCAAATCTATCATTTTAACATTATACAAGTTGCTACATACGTGAACATGGCAATTGGCATTTGACACTCGTGTCATGAACTCTCGAAGCCCCGAAACTGATATCTTTTCTACTTGCCACCTCATTCACGTTCAAATGTCTAACATTTCCAGTATAACTCAAGTTAAGAAAACTCATTCTCGATAGTTAAAAGGTGAAACGCCATACACATCAACGTGATAGCCAAATTATAGCAAAATCTTGACAATCCAAAATTGAAAGAAACGGGGATAATCTCTATGTATGATAACTCAAAAAATTTGCCAACGGTAGATGCCATTCGATCTGGACATCATCCACTACATCTAACCAGACAGAAGCTACAGCAAGTCCATTAGTTGTAAATTCTGGAGACAAGCAACACGAAAGGCTCTCTTCTACAACACTAAGTGA from the Capsicum annuum cultivar UCD-10X-F1 chromosome 9, UCD10Xv1.1, whole genome shotgun sequence genome contains:
- the LOC107840823 gene encoding probable galacturonosyltransferase 6 isoform X2; amino-acid sequence: MRLFRRCTRISILSLLAISVFTPVFLLSYRLKNLNSNASRDFVEDLSILKHRVDAQANSAVQQEEVEDLKGPHLVVYRDGDHGSLVSLNENDSLDKAENVNSLQNNGTTYGGDRKNQQNLYEKRVSSSSEKEKSRPKGVQHSRSIQSHPQRPLDEKVKEMKDKVIRAKAYLSFTPPGSNSHFVKEIKLRIKELERAVGGVTKDSRLSRRAMQKMKAMEGTLLRASRIYPDCSAMVNTLRAMTYNAEEQLRSQRDHTSFLVQLAARTTPKGLHCLSMRLTAEYFALQPEERELPNQNKLQDPDLYHFAVFSDNVLACSVVVNSTVSTARDPEKIVFHIVTDSLNLPAMSMWFLMNPPGKATVQIQSVDSFEWLSTKYNEDQQKQKGLDPRYTSVLNHLRFYLPDIFPSVNKIVFLDHDVVVKKDLTRLWRINIKGKANGAVETCVEGEPSFRRMDMFINFTDPSVATRFDSNTCTWAFGMNVFDLHEWRKRNLTARYHKYLDLGSKRPLLKAGSLPIGWMTFYNHTHALDRTWHLLGLGYDSGVTRAQIEQAAVVHYDGVMKPWLDIGIHKYKSYWNKHVSYEHPYLQQCNLHQ
- the LOC107840823 gene encoding probable galacturonosyltransferase 6 isoform X1; the encoded protein is MRLFRRCTRISILSLLAISVFTPVFLLSYRLKNLNSNASRDFVEDLSILRNKYLTVSFNFWGGSDSRLQKHRVDAQANSAVQQEEVEDLKGPHLVVYRDGDHGSLVSLNENDSLDKAENVNSLQNNGTTYGGDRKNQQNLYEKRVSSSSEKEKSRPKGVQHSRSIQSHPQRPLDEKVKEMKDKVIRAKAYLSFTPPGSNSHFVKEIKLRIKELERAVGGVTKDSRLSRRAMQKMKAMEGTLLRASRIYPDCSAMVNTLRAMTYNAEEQLRSQRDHTSFLVQLAARTTPKGLHCLSMRLTAEYFALQPEERELPNQNKLQDPDLYHFAVFSDNVLACSVVVNSTVSTARDPEKIVFHIVTDSLNLPAMSMWFLMNPPGKATVQIQSVDSFEWLSTKYNEDQQKQKGLDPRYTSVLNHLRFYLPDIFPSVNKIVFLDHDVVVKKDLTRLWRINIKGKANGAVETCVEGEPSFRRMDMFINFTDPSVATRFDSNTCTWAFGMNVFDLHEWRKRNLTARYHKYLDLGSKRPLLKAGSLPIGWMTFYNHTHALDRTWHLLGLGYDSGVTRAQIEQAAVVHYDGVMKPWLDIGIHKYKSYWNKHVSYEHPYLQQCNLHQ